The DNA region ACGGCCTTCTTCGCTTGGCTCATCCTGCGCGAGTTGCCCTTCCCCCTGCCCTACTGGGCCGGTCCAATCCTCGACAGCCCCGTGCGCCGACTGTTCATGCCCACTGACGTGGTGCTTTCCCGCATGACGGTCGGGCCGGGCATGCGCGTGGTCGAAGTCGGCTGCGGCACCGGCTACCTGACGGTGCAGGTGGCGCGGCGAATCCAGCCCGGGGGTGTGCTCTTCTGCGTCGACATCCAGCCCCAGATGATTGAGCGGACCCGCCGCCGGCTCGAAGGGACTGCCCCGGTTTCCGGCACCTCGAATCGTGGCCCGGGCTCGCCAGAAGCGTACTTCTTCGTCGCCTCCGCCGACAAGCTGCCGTTCGACATCTACGACGCCGACCTCGTCTTCTTCGTGACGGTGCTGGGCGAGATACCCGACCGGCTCGCGGCCCTACGCGCGGCCCTGCGGGTGCTGCGGCCGGGCGGCGTGCTGTCGATATCCGAGTTCCTGCCTGACCCGCACTACCGCTTCCGCAACGACGTGGCGAAGCTGGCCTGCCAGGCCGGGTTCGAGCACGTGTCGACCGAAGGCAGCCTGTTCACCTACACCGCCAGCTTCCGCAAGCCGATGCCCAAAGAGCCGCTTGGCTACGTGCCACGGTTCGAGTAGGTGCAGCTACCGGTCGGCGGTCAGTGCCGCCCGGCCCAGCCTGACCGTGCCGGGTCGTGGTTGTAGGTCGGCCAGGCCGTGTTGGCCAGGCGTGTACTGGCCAATTCCGGTGACATAGTACGAGATTATTGACATCGCGGGTTCGCGAACCGTGCGCTGTCAATCCAGGTAGCTACTCGAAAGCCATCGCGGTCATGGGGAGAGATGGGGACACGATACTCAACAGCCTGCGCCCTGGTCGTGCGACGCGACTCGCGTCGCCTTCTTCAGTAGCTTGCGCCGACGACGGATTACAGGCGCTAGAGCTCTCAAGGCTTCGTTGACCGCAGTGCCGTCCGGGAAGACGTCGAGCACGTCGCGTCCGACGACAACGACGTTTGTGCCTTCAGCATACCGGGCCGCAGTCTTGCCGCGTGCCGCCCCGGAGAAGTCATACTCCGGGCGCATCGTGTCGCGCTCACGAGGATCGTCTCTATGGCTGACCTTCATACTTCTTTCTCTCTGTTCTGGTTGCTCGCCTTGCCGAAATGAGGCGCGTTAGTGGTGATCTCTCAGCAAACGCGACGACAAGCAGTCGCCTGCGGACCGACATGCCGAGCAACACATAACGTTTCTCTTGCTATGAATGGTCCGGGTCGCTCATCAGCAGCGCCAGTGGGTCGCCGAAGGCAGTTGACGCTTCGTCGAATGAGATGGCGTGCTTTCGGAGGTTCGACTGCGCTTTGTCGGCATCCCAATCGAATACGTACGCCGTCCGGCCTCCTCAATGCGGGC from candidate division WOR-3 bacterium includes:
- a CDS encoding methyltransferase domain-containing protein: TAFFAWLILRELPFPLPYWAGPILDSPVRRLFMPTDVVLSRMTVGPGMRVVEVGCGTGYLTVQVARRIQPGGVLFCVDIQPQMIERTRRRLEGTAPVSGTSNRGPGSPEAYFFVASADKLPFDIYDADLVFFVTVLGEIPDRLAALRAALRVLRPGGVLSISEFLPDPHYRFRNDVAKLACQAGFEHVSTEGSLFTYTASFRKPMPKEPLGYVPRFE